aaaaatattgaatattatattttgttcatcAATTCCAATGATAGGATTTGGATTTATGGATCAATTTATTATGATCCGATTAGGTGACCTTTTTGATGCATCGATAGGTGTAGCATTAGGTATATCTACTTTATGTGCCGCTTCATTTGGGCAACTATGTAGTGACACATTTGGAGTTTTTTTTGGATGTgctataaattatttacttCAAagatacaaaattatacaaatagaaaaatttgatataaaaaataaaacatatcaATATTGCACATTAATCGGATCTGTATTGGGAATATTACTTGGTTGTTCCCTTGGTATGGTTcaacttatttttattgataCAACAAAAAGTGaaagattaaaaaaaaaaaaagaactAGACTTTATATTTCAAATGGTTATGTATGATTGTtctgatatattaaattgtgAAGCTtcaactttatttttatatgacaaaataaaaaatgagtTATGGAGTAAAGCCATACATggtagaaaaaatattatcaaaatttcTGCTAATagtaatgaaaaaagttTCTGTTTATGGGTTTTaagaaataaagaaattattaattgtaAAGATGTACTAAGTAATGAGTTGTATAATCCAGAtcatgataaaaaatttaattttaaaacaaaaactaTATTAGCTGCACCTATattagataaaaataatgaagttGTCGGGGTCCTTATGTTTCTGAACAAGCTAAGATCACATGGTGGCTATTTTACATGCAATGATGAAAAGCTAGCTGAATTAATGAGTAAACATATCTCTATTTTTAtggaaaaatttaattatataagtgaaggtgataaaaaaatgattatctttgataaggaaaaaaataatccacaagaagaagaagaggATGAAGATGAAGACGTCACTAAAGatgatgataatttaaaaaatatatcaagcATAATcgaagaattaaaaataactaattttaaagataaaaaaaaggaagaaagaaaaagaaaacgggaacaaaataaaaaaaaacaatatcaAACATTGCAAATATATGATGAtggtaaaatatttgacgaaggaaatgataatgaaataaaacaaaaaatgtatgaaGATTATGACGAAAAGGAAGAAGAAGAGGATGTCTATGACATTGAAGAGGAGGAGGAAGAGGAAGAAGATGAAGAGGACTATGAGCATTTgaataaagaagaaaagGATAAAGAATCAGAACAAGCTAGCATATCGAAGGACCTTGAAAATGGCCCCCAAAATGAAAGTATACAGTATAAAgaggaaaaaaacaatttgcCAAATTTGCTTAAAAAagatagtaataataataaatgccAATCAAGCGAAATAAAGCAAGTAGCAAAAAGCgaacaaattaaaacatCAGATTCAAGCCTAAAAGAAGGGAACAGTAAGATCGGTGCTCAACAACAAATTGAGAATCAAATGAAGAAAACTGATACTACAACTgatttagaaaaaacaaataatttctACCATATGGAAAACAAGTTGAATGACCATGAAGAAGATAAAAGTAGTTGCACACTTAATACaaacaaacaaataaataatttatataataaaataaataaattacaaaCCATTAAtgaacataataaaaaatttaaattcaaTTTATTAATGCAAAATGTGtctaaaaatgtaaataataatttttttaacgaACAAAATGTTAGCAATAATGAAATGGAATATGAACAGAATATACCTATTTATATTGATAACAAAAGTaggaaagaaaaagaaaaatacaatttaaaaaaatattctacCATTAGTAGTGATGAATATATTGatccatatataatagacaATGCCAAAATATTAGATAccctttttaataatatagaaaaaaaaacaaaaaaaattattttatgtacaAACTTATGTGAAGATAGTATAAACTTATGgggaaaatggaaaatatgtGGAGAAACTTATcctaataattttgtagaaataaaaagtaatactaaagaagaaaaaacaattcCAATTAATATATCCGACGAAAATTATCATAACGTTTATTATACTCCtgaatttaattattactttgaaaataattatgatacagaatatgatttattttatcaaaatcgTTTCAATGATGGATATAGTCATGCTCCCAATCGAGAGTGTATTGGTGATAATggtgtaaataaaaataagtatgaacatattgaaaatattgaaaacgttgaaaaaattgaaaacaTATCActtataaagaaaaattggATGGTGTATGATGTTGTTAAAACTTATAGTCATAACATATTTGATGAAAGTTATTTTGCTCAAGTTAATTTGGGAAAagtatttaataatatgtctcaaaaaaaaaatgaaatgaaatgttttaaaatgcTAAAGATTATATACAGATATAatctaaataaaattttcagtaaccattataaatacataataattaaaaaaaaaaaaaaattaagaaaattttgttattctATAAAATGCTTTGATATACACCAAATGGATCAATTTTGGTTTACTATATTTTGTCAGAATAAGttaaaaagtattttttataaaaacttATATTTCGCAATTAACTTACAAAATGC
This portion of the Plasmodium chabaudi chabaudi strain AS genome assembly, chromosome: 3 genome encodes:
- a CDS encoding GAF domain-related protein, putative, which translates into the protein MNENILRNIWRYKPCLFIKKIIRNKSVLCLKISCNISRSNLKNGSFRLNNFINVWGINAKKKVNTKNKLKSLQENYKVNNDVHYLNTNLLTQCLNKSSHVLKPNSHHILIHHKICSYSTTKSEKVAKESSEQDKNPNDEEKNNDMIKGNNPSVEENGKKNNDIKKILNIIFCSSIPMIGFGFMDQFIMIRLGDLFDASIGVALGISTLCAASFGQLCSDTFGVFFGCAINYLLQRYKIIQIEKFDIKNKTYQYCTLIGSVLGILLGCSLGMVQLIFIDTTKSERLKKKKELDFIFQMVMYDCSDILNCEASTLFLYDKIKNELWSKAIHGRKNIIKISANSNEKSFCLWVLRNKEIINCKDVLSNELYNPDHDKKFNFKTKTILAAPILDKNNEVVGVLMFLNKLRSHGGYFTCNDEKLAELMSKHISIFMEKFNYISEGDKKMIIFDKEKNNPQEEEEDEDEDVTKDDDNLKNISSIIEELKITNFKDKKKEERKRKREQNKKKQYQTLQIYDDGKIFDEGNDNEIKQKMYEDYDEKEEEEDVYDIEEEEEEEEDEEDYEHLNKEEKDKESEQASISKDLENGPQNESIQYKEEKNNLPNLLKKDSNNNKCQSSEIKQVAKSEQIKTSDSSLKEGNSKIGAQQQIENQMKKTDTTTDLEKTNNFYHMENKLNDHEEDKSSCTLNTNKQINNLYNKINKLQTINEHNKKFKFNLLMQNVSKNVNNNFFNEQNVSNNEMEYEQNIPIYIDNKSRKEKEKYNLKKYSTISSDEYIDPYIIDNAKILDTLFNNIEKKTKKIILCTNLCEDSINLWGKWKICGETYPNNFVEIKSNTKEEKTIPINISDENYHNVYYTPEFNYYFENNYDTEYDLFYQNRFNDGYSHAPNRECIGDNGVNKNKYEHIENIENVEKIENISLIKKNWMVYDVVKTYSHNIFDESYFAQVNLGKVFNNMSQKKNEMKCFKMLKIIYRYNLNKIFSNHYKYIIIKKKKKLRKFCYSIKCFDIHQMDQFWFTIFCQNKLKSIFYKNLYFAINLQNARIIDFKLIHTYILNTIYENTTSIFVSPSTCYNVKKIDFFSVNNLYRLKNNTTMNDIIYKYYIFYNFRKKLKKKKINYYNYQDLYMEESFFGHNTHTKKVPKLLDDDLGKKSAIITVER